Part of the Brassica oleracea var. oleracea cultivar TO1000 unplaced genomic scaffold, BOL UnpScaffold01181, whole genome shotgun sequence genome is shown below.
AAAACAAGAGCAAAGACTCATATTCAgtataactttctaaaaatatcaATGGAGCCATCCAAACGTTCCCTCTCACGTCTCGAGTCCATGCCTGACGACATGCTGCGGCTCATAGTCTCCAAGGTTGGTGCTTCCTCCTCCGCTGACTACTGTAACACAATGATGGCATGCAAGAGTCTCAATTTCGGCCTAGACGATCCATTAATTTGCCAAAACACTCAACATCACCCCCATGGTGGAGAGACCCAATATCTCTTACGGGTATGGGAGAATGATGGAAAGTCTTTTGGCATCCAACAATCTTGATGCTCATTATGTTAAAGGTATGTGTGAGTACTTCGATCTTGGTAATCCTGTTTTGGGACTCTACCACCTTCGTATTGCTTCTAAGGGGGCCCACAAAGAGGCCAAGTACCTTTACGGTGTTCTTCTCATGGCCACGGGTATGATCAGTAAGGGGAAGAAGATACTTTCCAAGTTGACTGAAGATATTGGTCTTGAGTCCGTTGAGACAAGCTGGGACAACGTCCAGGCATCTCTGAGTCATCTTACCGTGGAAATGAAGGAAGTGTACGTGGACTCACTCATAAGCATGGAACCAGAACTCAACTGCCATCCACCGGGTGTCAACACGGTCTGCTACAAATGTTACCACGCATATCTCATGACAGAGTTTTTTGAGATGGCCTTAGGGCTCAACCCAGCTCCTGCAGCTGCTTGAGGAGATTATCGGTACGCGATGAAGGTGGTTGAACCGGATTCGTGTTTTCGTgttcttttcaaaatttctatcTAATCTATTATATGGAATTTATtccatgagttttttttttaatatattctctGTCGTGTTGAGTTTATGCTCAATAATTTCAGTTATATGCTTTGGTATTTTCAATATTCCATGTCATGTTGAGTTTAGGCTCAGTACTTtaagatttatgttttatttcataattaataaaaaaaacccagaaaaaaaaatgttaatttcccAATTAAGTAAACAACAAAACTCATCTAACTCTGGTATCTGAAAATTTTTTAGAGACAAATAAATTTAGATATGAAAAAAACGTCCATAATGAACATACGaatctataatttaaaaaaaaaaaaaaaagtttggttcgGCCCATCACTAAGAAAAGTATTTAATTTCCCAattaagaaacaaacaaaactcatcTAACTCCGGTACAGTAGCGGCCCTGGGCAGAAGCAGTGGAAGCATCTGCTTCCGGCcattaatataaaacatagtTTTCAGCCATTTTTCAAAAGTTATCACTAGCTCAATTGGTTAAAGTAGGAATAGTTTCTCTCATAGGTAATAGGTTCAACTCTAGTTGGCAgcctttattttttattgagcTTCCAgcctttgttttattttagattttcaggGCCGGGCCTGCTCCGGTATctgaaatattttgataaaccAATCTATAATTAACATACAAATCTATAATTATTCAGATCTAAACTTTGCAACTGCATGTACATAACTTCCGCTACGTCAGACCCAcgcaaaaatataatatcattcCCTACACGCTGCAAGTTAACATGCAATGCAATTGCGACTACGGCTCTAATCAAACACCGACACACTCATATACATTTTCCCATGTCATTCCATTGATCCAACTGAATTCAGCATTATGATAttatcaagcaaaaaaaaataaaaaaaccaaagTTCGTATGACATctgaataaaaattaacaatacataaaattctctataaataatcttaaaaccTACCAATACATCAAATAGTTGtcgttttctattattttttggttcaacctaaatttgattgaaaataaaaagaaaaaattggtactaaaaaaatgaaacaaaaactcaatattatatttttaattatataactaaataaaattatttgattaacaTTTAGTtatatagtttatgtttttgactTTTTACTGAAAGATTTTTTAGATAACCATACAAACTATTCAAaaaattatctcttttttaaatgatatttccatatttaaaaaaaaaaaaaaaaaaaaaattatgagattTGTTATAATAGACTAATGGTTGCCATCGCATTTAGTCACGCAGCCAAATATGGAAACTGATTAAGTACACATATTTATGACTGACCTATATGGTAACGGACGTTAAGATACATATGGAGGAACAATAGTATTCAGAACCATTTTAGCCAGAATCCGATTACCATAGAACCTGTGTGGAGTTATCAAAATAATGGTGAAGATAACACGTAAAAGAGATTTACATCCTGGTGCAAGTGAGCCAAGGAGTGACAATGGAAGAAGATTGGGTGCGTCCGGAGAATCATCATGCGACCGCGTAAACACGGGAGACTCAACTACTGGTAAACACAACGAACTTACAGTTCTAACCAATGAAATTTTGAACGTGTTGTCGCGATCTATAACCATCCCACCGTATACTCTTTATCAGGTGATCAAAAAGCAATCGAATCGCGATTATCCCGACGTGCACGAATGGCTATTTGGTCATCTAAACAAACCCAATCGCCTTCAGTTGGTTAGTAGCTATTTTCGTGTGTCTAGCAGTAGATTATGTTATCATCATTCACCTGCATTAACTTATAGAACGGACTTTACGTAGCTAACACGCATCCCATGAAGAAACGCGGAGTTGGCAGACCAAGGATTATCTCGGGTACAGATAAGGAACAATAGCGTTCTTATATAATgaagaatataaagatacaatgCTTCTTTTATACATAAAGATATTTCTAACAAGTTTACTCAACACGAACAGCTTCTCCACCAACAGCATCTGATTCAACCAACGCTCATCCCCCCGACACTCCTTACGCAGTATCATCTCGGATCGCCAGACAGCTTCGGCTATCAATACGTAGACAGACTAAAACAGCTAGGTTGACTGCGCCTGCGTCCACATCTGGTAATAATTTGGACATGCCTAGCTACTATCAagttaaaccaaaaatatctaCATACATTCTTACGCTGCCACCGTCTTACAGCGTCTTACGCACGGCGCCTACCTCAGACGGTCCAAAAACTAAACCCTGGAATCGTTGGATAATATTGTCCCATCCCATAGACATAACTTGACTATGTTTCCTTCTGATTCAGGTACAAAAATCCGCAAGCCATGTGACAAATGGGATATAGTCTCATGTCCATCGTGTAAAGCATTACTATGGAATGCAGAAGCAACTGGTGTCCAGCCGAACAGAGATGCCAAACAGTTTAGTCTATGTTGCCAGAGAGGTAGAGTGAGGCTTCCACCTGTCCGAGAACCACCCTCTCCATTGCTAGAGATCCTAGAGACGCCTAAATTCAGATCTCACATCAGAGTTGCAAACAGTTTGCTCGCTTTCACATCCATGGGTGCACAGATTGATCATAGCGTTACTGGGACCCCTGGACCTTTTACATTTCGGGTTCATGGCCAAATCATTCATAGAATTGGTTCTATGCTACCTGACGATGGTAACGATCCAGAGTATTTGCAGCTTTATATTTTCGACACTGATAATGAGCTGGAAAACCGAAAGAGGTCTTTTACAAAAGGCTCATCTCAGCTGGCCGTGGATGATACTGTTATCCTCCAGTTGATTGAGATGCTAGATATTAATAATCACCTAGCCAAAACCTTCAGGCATGCGCGCGACCGTTTTCGAACAACCGGGAAAATTGAATTCAGCATCACATTGGTCAGCCAACCAAGCAGAGGTCGTCAATATGATCTTCCTACGGCGAGTGAGATCGGTGGACTAATAATTGGTGATTTGTCTGCAACCTCAGTAGGAAGAGATATTGTGGTTGAGCTCAAATCATCTGCACTGCAAAGAATAGGTGATCTACACCCATTACTGATGAGCCTTCAGTATCCATTATTGTTTCCTTACGGAGAAACAGGTTACCATGAGCGATTGCCATATGAGGGGCCTGAAGCATCCACTGTGAGAAGAACATACATGACGATGCGAGAGTTCTATGCTTACCAGCTACAAACTAGGCCATCGGAAGGAATGACAATCATTAAAGGTAGAAGATTGCTGCACCAGTACATTGTTGACGCCTATGTAGCTGTAGAGACGGAGCGACTGCGATTTTTGAGTCTAAATCAGAAAAAACTCCGAGCAGACCTGTATAACAACGTATGTGACGCCGTTGAAACTGGCGATGCGGATGCTACTCAAGTTGGTAAGAAGATCATCCTCCCTTCGTCCTTCACTGCTGGACCCCGGTACATGTCTGAAAAGTACCAGGACGCAATGGCTATATGCCGTTGGTATGGGAATCCTCATCTCTTTATCACTGTCACTGCTAATCCTAATTGGGTGGAACTCAGTAACCATCTGGATGCATATGGAGGTGATTCTGCTAATAGCCGACCTGACCTAGAATGTCGGATCTTCAAAATCAAGCTTGATGAGATGATGGCAGATTTCAAAAAGGGAGAGTTCTTCCCTACGCTGGACGCAGGTAAGAAAACTAtaaatagaatattatttattaatgatcaaATCCATCGCAATTGTATTatttaaagtaattttaaaCTAATACAATTTAGTagaacaatatatttaatttttttataactactTATTAATAcatgtattattaattaaaaattataatttacaatTATTATGTATGTTTTCATTGAAAATTCATAtgaattagaaattttaaaaatccatttgtacactatattcattattaacaaataatatatagatctTAGAGATCACTTGATATTcacttttaattatatacaattttattaacaaatattttaattttaatataatatagttttaaatctttctgtttttaaacttaacaattttattaaaatatatatatttttgcatatCAACACGATATTGTTCCAAAAAGGGATAACAATCCAATATATGtatgaattatctttttattttaaatatatttttaaattatggataatttttgtttttattaattgtaaacACTCACCTAAACAAATAAACACTAACTtcgtattttatttaatttattcaataaGGATATACACGATATTAACCGTGATAGTTTTTAACGGGAGAGTTTAGTtgtcaatataaaatttttatttatgtttcattgAACATTCTTATGtattagaaatttttgaaattcattTGTACACTATCAAAATACTGTGTAACGTGGAATCAattatacatagttaattactaaaataactttttattttttcattaagagtaacaaatatatattagtttatattttattaattcaaaaattagtATGATAgcttaatatttatgttttcaaaagcattaaatcaaacatcagatatatatataaaagaaaacattcacatattaaaaatattttagtaaatatatttaaacaatttgAATTAGCACATTAAGAGAAAATAATAGTCAAAATACTACAATTTCCCATATTTTATAAcagaaaattcaaaagtaacaaacatataaaacattaaatgttaaactaaataaatatgattatgTGGAAAATTTGAATCAACCGAAACATGATTCCGATGTAAcgtatacaataatatattataaatatgtatataaaatggcACATTTTAGATATTTCAAACTTCTTTGTGATGCTGAGACAAACATCCCAAAATAACTCATCTATCATAATTGATAATATCATTGGATGGTTAGCTTTAAGATACTAATTATATTCCATTAAGAGGATAATTAGATGCATATAGTATcccatgagttttttttttttagtaattgtTAATGTTATCGGAATGGTTTTCGTTCTATGTTATCATCTAATGTATCtctttacttattattgtagcTGTCTACACCATTGAGTTTCAGAAACGAGGTCTGCCCCATGCCCATATTTTACTATGGTTGAAAGGTATAAAGAAGGAAGTAACAGCTTCGGTTATTGATGAATACATCTCAGCTGAGTTTCCCGATAAAGAAGTTGATAGAGAGGGGTTTGAGCTGGTTGAGCGGCATATGATGCATGGTCCGTGTGGTAAAATGCGCCCCAACTCACCATGTATGGAGAAAGGAGAGTGTACTAAGAATTTTCCTAAACCTTCTTCAGATCAGACAAGAATAGACAAATCTGGATTTGTTGTTTATAGAAAGAGAGCTGGTACTGGAGATTTTGTAGTCAAGGGAGAGATCGAGCTGGATAATCGTTTTGTTGTGCCTCATAATCTTggtcttttgaaaaaatatcaagCCCACATCAACGTTGAATGGTGTTGCAGAACCAGCGCAATCAAATATCTTTTCAAATACATAACGAAAGGCGTTGATAGAGCAACTGTCCTTATACATAGGAATGAGCCAGACACGAGTAATGAGATCAACAATTTCCTGGAGTGCCGGTATATATCAGCTTGCGAAGGTTCATGGAGATTGTTTGCTTTTCCTATACACTATAACCAGCCCAATGTTGTGAAGCTCCCCGTACATCTACCAGGTGACCATGTGATGGTATTTGACGAATCTGCTGACTTATCAAAGGTGGTATACCGAGAAAATATTGATAGGTCAATGTTAACAGCGTTCTTTGAGGCATGCGACACGTATGAGGAAGCTATGGAGCTGACCTACGTTGAATTCCCTTCGAGGTTTGTCTACCATTCAAACGATAGGATATGGACGCCAAGACTGCAAGGGGAAGCTATAGGGAGGGTCGTGTATGTCAGCCCAGCGTCTGGTGATAGATACTTCTTAAGGATGTTGCTGAATGTTGTTAGAGGTCCTAGAGGCTATGACGTGTTATACACGGTAGGGGATGTGGTATATAAGAAATTCAAAGAAGCGTGTTATGCACGAGGACTActtgatgatgataaagagtgGCATGAGGCAATAGAGGAGCCATCTTCATGGGCAACCGGACGGCAGCTGAGAAGACTGTTTGTGCTTATCTTGGTTTATTGTCAAGTCGTAGACCCACTCAAGCTTTGGGAGCATACTTGGATGTTTTTGGCAGAGGACATACTGTACATGAAACAAAAGGAGTTTCGATTTCCAGGTCTCGACTTACAAGATGAGCAGTTAAAGCAGTATACACTGCTCGAGGTTGACAAACACTTAAAAGAGCATAACCAGTCACTAGCAGACTATGATGAGTTGCCTCAGCCAGATACTTCAATACTATCAGAGATAAACAGCCAAGTTTTGCGGCAGGAACTGATGTATAAATTCGAAAAGGAGAAGGAGACGCATAGAGTATTGTTCTCGGCGATGAATACGGATCAGGAGAAAGTATATGCTGCTGTTCTGAAGTCAGTTGACGAGCAGTCGGGCCAGTTAATTTTTGTCTCAGGTGCAGGAGGCACAGGAAAGACATACCTATACAGAACTATTATAGCGAGGCTTAGGTCAGTTGGCAAAGTAGTTATACCGGTAGCTACAGCTGGCATCGCAGCATTGCTGCTCCCGGGAGGAAGGACAGCACACTCACGGTTCAAAATTACCTCTGAATCTAGATGATCGTTCAATGTGTGAAATTCACAAGGGGTCAAGTTTAGCTGCATTGATATCTAAGGCAGACCTGATAATATGGGATGAAGCTCCGATGGCACACCGACACGCTTTTGAAACCTTAGATCgttccttcagagatttgttaTCGCATGAGTCTCCAGAAGCTAGCACACAGCCCTTTGGTGGCAAGACGGTGCTTCTCGGCGGGGATTTCCGGCAGATTTTGCCAGTTATTCCACACGGAAAAAGGCCAGACACCGTTCTCGCATCCATCAGCAAATCATATCTATGGAAAATGGCCCGAGTATTCACCTTATCCATCAACATGCGGCTGCGGCAAGAAGACAAGGACTTCGCAAAATGGATTCTACAAGTCGGTGATGGGGAAGCTGACGCCTTGGCGTCCAATAAACCAAAACATGAGGAAGGGAATCAGATTACTGTGGATAAAAGGTTCTTGATCTCTCGCTCAGATACACCACACGAAGCTCTGGCGCATGCTGCATATCCTAACTTCCTCCAAAACTACTGGGATAAGGACTACCTAAAAGAGAGAGCCGTGCTGACACCTACCAATAATACCGTACATTATGTGAACGCTTATCTCCTCTCCAAGATCCCATCACAGGCTAGAGAGTATTTGAGTTCTGAATCAGTGGAGTTCGAAGCTACGCCAGACGATGATTGGACCACCCACTACCCGCCAGAGTACCTCAATTCACTAGAGTTTTCGGGCCTCCCAAACCACAGATTGTGCCTCAAAATTGGAACTCCAGTGATGATGATGCACAATCTTAACCAGGATCAAGGTTTGTGTAATGGTACAAGAATGGTGGTTACTCGCCTAGGTAACAGGGTTGTTAAGGCTAGAATCATGACTGGGACAGATTTGGAGAAGAAGTTTTGATCCCTAGGATACAACTTAGTCCCACCGATACCATGCATCCATTCACCTTTAACCGAAGACAATTCCCAATCAGACTGTGATATGCCATGACAATCAACAAGAGCCAGGGTCAAAGTCTGAACCAAGTTGCTTTATATCTTCCACGCCCTGTTTTTACTCATGGTCAGTTGTACGACGTTGCCATGTCTCGAGTAACAACTCCGAATGGGCTTAAGATTTTAGACGAGACTTCCGATATGAACGGTGAAGATGGAGTTACTAATATTGTATACAAAGAAATCTTTAAGGACGTCCAAGTGACCGAGGTTAGAGCTACACATTTACtttatactttttatatacCAATCAGTGAGCATTGACTAATTGTCGttattttcattacatattGGTACGACCCATTCCTCTCAGTGATCGGAGAAACACGGCGTAAGCATCGATTTGGACAAGTTCTCTTGCTATACcgaacttatttttaaaaattttaacaacAGTTTATTCTCAGGACATGCAGTCAATTAGTTGGTGACCTTATTACATTTACTCAAAACattctgattttttaaaatttactctatcctctgttttggttttatatgcTTCAAATACTTTCCgacta
Proteins encoded:
- the LOC106321036 gene encoding F-box protein At2g35280-like — encoded protein: MVERPNISYGYGRMMESLLASNNLDAHYVKGMCEYFDLGNPVLGLYHLRIASKGAHKEAKYLYGVLLMATGMISKGKKILSKLTEDIGLESVETSWDNVQASLSHLTVEMKEVYVDSLISMEPELNCHPPGVNTVCYKCYHAYLMTEFFEMALGLNPAPAAA
- the LOC106321037 gene encoding uncharacterized protein LOC106321037; translated protein: MVKITRKRDLHPGASEPRSDNGRRLGASGESSCDRVNTGDSTTASPPTASDSTNAHPPDTPYAVSSRIARQLRLSIRRQTKTARLTAPASTSGTKIRKPCDKWDIVSCPSCKALLWNAEATGVQPNRDAKQFSLCCQRGRVRLPPVREPPSPLLEILETPKFRSHIRVANSLLAFTSMGAQIDHSVTGTPGPFTFRVHGQIIHRIGSMLPDDGNDPEYLQLYIFDTDNELENRKRSFTKGSSQLAVDDTVILQLIEMLDINNHLAKTFRHARDRFRTTGKIEFSITLVSQPSRGRQYDLPTASEIGGLIIGDLSATSVGRDIVVELKSSALQRIGDLHPLLMSLQYPLLFPYGETGYHERLPYEGPEASTVRRTYMTMREFYAYQLQTRPSEGMTIIKGRRLLHQYIVDAYVAVETERLRFLSLNQKKLRADLYNNVCDAVETGDADATQVGKKIILPSSFTAGPRYMSEKYQDAMAICRWYGNPHLFITVTANPNWVELSNHLDAYGGDSANSRPDLECRIFKIKLDEMMADFKKGEFFPTLDAAVYTIEFQKRGLPHAHILLWLKGIKKEVTASVIDEYISAEFPDKEVDREGFELVERHMMHGPCGKMRPNSPCMEKGECTKNFPKPSSDQTRIDKSGFVVYRKRAGTGDFVVKGEIELDNRFVVPHNLGLLKKYQAHINVEWCCRTSAIKYLFKYITKGVDRATVLIHRNEPDTSNEINNFLECRYISACEGSWRLFAFPIHYNQPNVVKLPVHLPGDHVMVFDESADLSKVVYRENIDRSMLTAFFEACDTYEEAMELTYVEFPSRFVYHSNDRIWTPRLQGEAIGRVVYVSPASGDRYFLRMLLNVVRGPRGYDVLYTVGDVVYKKFKEACYARGLLDDDKEWHEAIEEPSSWATGRQLRRLFVLILVYCQVVDPLKLWEHTWMFLAEDILYMKQKEFRFPGLDLQDEQLKQYTLLEVDKHLKEHNQSLADYDELPQPDTSILSEINSQVLRQELMYKFEKEKETHRVLFSAMNTDQEKVYAAVLKSVDEQSGQLIFVSGAGGTGKTYLYRTIIARLRSVGKVVIPGSSLAALISKADLIIWDEAPMAHRHAFETLDRSFRDLLSHESPEASTQPFGGKTVLLGGDFRQILPVIPHGKRPDTVLASISKSYLWKMARVFTLSINMRLRQEDKDFAKWILQVGDGEADALASNKPKHEEGNQITVDKRFLISRSDTPHEALAHAAYPNFLQNYWDKDYLKERAVLTPTNNTVHYVNAYLLSKIPSQAREYLSSESVEFEATPDDDWTTHYPPEYLNSLEFSGLPNHRLCLKIGTPVMMMHNLNQDQGLCNGTRMVVTRLGNRVVKARIMTGTDLEKKF